A single genomic interval of Aedes aegypti strain LVP_AGWG chromosome 1, AaegL5.0 Primary Assembly, whole genome shotgun sequence harbors:
- the LOC5570416 gene encoding myophilin yields MAPRNKEQEQEVLEWISAVLGEKLPPGAYEDVLKDGVVLCKLANKLTPGSVKKIQERGTNFQLMENIQRFQAAIKKYGVPEEEIFQTADLFERRNIPQVTLCLYSLGRITQKHPEFTGPTLGPKMAEKNERTFTEEQLRANEGQLNLQMGYNKGASQSGHGGFGNTRHM; encoded by the exons CCTCGCAACAAGGAACAGGAGCAGGAAGTCCTGGAATGGATCAGTGCAGTGCTAGGTGAGAAACTGCCGCCCGGTGCCTACGAGGATGTCCTCAAGGATGGTGTCGTCCTTTGCAAACTGGCCAACAAGTTGACACCGGGCTCGGTAAAGAAGATCCAGGAACGTGGCACCAACTTCCAGCTGATGGAGAACATTCAACGATTCCAAGCCGCCATCAAAAAGTACGGCGTCCCAGAGGAGGAAATCTTCCAGACTGCGGATCTCTTCGAGCGTCGCAATATCCCACAGGTGACACTGTGCCTGTATTCCTTGGGACGTATT ACCCAGAAACACCCAGAATTTACCGGACCGACCCTAGGACCAAAGATGGCTGAAAAGAACGAACGCACCTTCACCGAGGAACAGCTACGAGCCAACGAGGGCCAGCTGAATCTACAGATGGGTTACAACAAGGGAGCATCCCAATCCGGGCATGGAGGATTCGGCAACACGCGTCACATGTAA